A single window of Nicotiana tomentosiformis chromosome 1, ASM39032v3, whole genome shotgun sequence DNA harbors:
- the LOC104089890 gene encoding single-stranded DNA-binding protein, mitochondrial: MNSMAAKIVKLLRVSPATRPCSSLVMGVQGSSRLCYSTGTFLSDDDAPVSNTEAVEIDDDDFLPEKPDLQLQSVDPRKGWNFRGVHKAIICGRVGQSPVQKILRNGRTVTIFTVGTGGMFDQRIKGDRNLPKPGQWHRVAVHNDMLGQYSVQQLTKNSSVYIEGDIETRVYNDSLSGEVKSIPEICVRRDGRIRLIKGGESVSSISIDELREGLM, encoded by the exons ATGAATTCAATGGCTGCTAAAATCGTCAAATTGTTACGCGTCTCTCCTGCCACAAGACCCTGTTCTTCTCTTG tgATGGGTGTGCAAGGAAGCTCTAGGTTGTGTTATTCAACTGGTACATTTCTTAGTGATGACGATGCGCCTGTAAGTAATACTGAAGCTGTagaaattgatgatgatgattttCTTCCTGAAAAGCCGGATTTGCAGCTGCAAAGTGTGGATCCTAGAAAGGGCTGGAATTTTCGGGGTGTGCACAAG GCTATTATATGTGGCAGAGTTGGGCAATCTCCTGTGCAGAAAATATTGAGAAACGGCCGAACTGTAACTATCTTCACAGTTGGAACAGGTGGCATGTTCGATCAGAGAATCAAGGGAGACAGAAACTTGCCTAAGCCTGGTCAGTGGCATAGGGTCGCGGTGCACAATGATATGCTTGGGCAGTACTCCGTTCAGCAACTTACCAAAAA CTCCTCAGTCTACATTGAGGGTGATATTGAAACCAGAGTCTATAATGATAGTCTCAGCGGTGAAGTTAAAAGCATCCCAGAAATTTGTGTGCGCAGAGATG GGAGGATTCGGCTTATAAAAGGTGGTGAAAGTGTCAGCAGTATCTCTATTGATGAGCTCC GAGAAGGATTGATGTAG